The Gemmatimonadota bacterium genome contains the following window.
CATCCAGGCGTCGAAGATCGAGCCGACGTTGGCGTTCCCCTGCTGGTACACACCGCGAATTTTGCCGGTGCCGTTGTCTACGTTGAAGTACGCAGAGAGCTTGGCGAGTTCGGGCTTGGCGCCGGTCGAGTCCTGCAGATGCTGACGCACATAGGCGCGCGAGCCAAGCAGTCCCTGTTCTTCTCCGGTCCAGAGACCAATGCGAATGGTGCGGCGCGGCTTGAGGCCGAGCGACTGAATCAGACGCATCGCTTCCATCATGACGGCCGAGCCGGCGGCGTTATCGGTGGCGCCGGTGCCGGCGTGCCACGAATCGAAGTGCGCGCCAATCATGACAATTTCGTCCTTGAGTGCCGGATCGGTTCCCGGAATCTCGGCGAGCACGTTGAACGAGCTCGGGTCGTCATCGTAGAACTTGTTCGTCATCTCCAATTCGAGGGTGACGGGCACGTTTTTCTGCAGCGTACGGTACACGCGGCCGTAGCTCTCGGCGCCCACGTGCACCACCGGCACCTGGGCTTCGTTCTTGTTGTTGTGCGGATTGCCGTTGTCAGTGAAGATCGTGCCACCGTCCCCGCGTGCGCGGAGCAACACAGCGCCGACCCCTTCCTTCTCGAGAAAGCGCATGGCTGCGGTGTCGCGCCACACCGTGGCAAAGTTCATGCGGGCGCCTGGCACCGCGCCGGCGCCGCCTGCACGACCACCACGACCGGCCGCCTGCGGCGCCGGCGGAGCCGCCGCAGCCATCGTGGCGAGTTGTTCATCGGTGAAGCGCGAGAACTCGGCGGTGAGGTGCGGGCGCACATCCACGAGCGAATCGACGAGCAGGAACTTCCCCTTGAGCTTGCCGGCCATTTTGTAGAGATCGGCCATGGAGTCGAGCTTTACGATCATCGCGCCGCCACTCACCTTGCCCTTGGTGCTCGCGCTCCAGGCGCGCGGCGCGGCCTGAATGGGGAACGCTTGCGGCGCGGTGGCGTGGAAGGTCATGCGCTCGTTCGTCCAGCCGCGGCCAAACGGGCCCCACTTTTCCGAGCGGACGTTGGCGAGTCCCCAGCCTGTCATGGTGGACTCGGCCCAGTCGCCGGCGCGGCGCGTGATGGGCGAGCCGGTGAGGCGTGGACCGTGCACGTCGGTGAGCCAGCTCATCATATCCATCACTTGCGACTTCGTCATTTCCTCGGCCTTAATGCGCTCGAAGGTGGCGACGTCAACTTTTTCCTGCGCCGGCAGTGCGGCAGCAGTAAGGGCAAACGCAACGGTCAGCGCAATAGCGCGACGCGCGTCGGAAAACATCCGCATGCGGACACTCCTCGAGAGTGAAAGGGCACTACGTCTACGAACAAAGGTGGCACGGCGTTGCCGCGCTGTCATCCGGTTACCAGGCCCTGGTGGCTGGAAGCGGCGACCATCGGCCACTGCGCACGCGGCCGGCCGAGCGCTTCAGGGGCGTTTGCCGCCGCCCATCATGGCCGCTTGGTCGATAATGCGCGTTCCCGCTGGCGGGGTGAATCGTAGGGCATCGGCAGGTAGCACACCGTTCAGCCGAATCCGCGTGAAGCGGACCGTGCGGAGCATCCCACTGGGCTCGACCGTTTCGACCTGCCAGAGGAGCGTGTCGGCGCGGCCGATCCACAGCCGAGCTTTCTGAAACATCCCGCCATTCTTCTTCGGCACGAGTTCATACACGCCGGTGGTTCGGCCGTCGATTTTGTCGTCGGGAAGTGCTTTCGTCTCAAACTCCGCGGTCGGAAGCGAGAGCAACTGCGAAATAAAATCGAAGTTTCCCCCGACCGCGCGCGATAGCTTGAGCACCTGTCCCTTCATCGTGCTCGGCAGGTACACCCAGACCGCCGAGTCGTCGCTCACGATCGCGTCGCCTGCTGGGTCTGAGTAGCGCAGGGCAAAATGCAACGCACCGTGCTGAAAGAGTTCTCCCTTTGCGGTGCGAGCGCCAGAGACGCCGGGGTTGGTCAGCGTCTGCACGAAGGTGCCACGGAGCGACGCGAACTCGCGGTAGCGGACCGACGCGCGCCGGAGCAGTGTCGGCGTCGTATCCTGCTGCGCCGAGAGCGTCAGGGGAAACATTAGACTCAGCGTCGCCCCCACCATCACCGTGCGACCCGCGCGCGCGGTGATGCGCCCGGCGCTCCGCCACGCGGTCGTCACAGCGGTGGACGGCGCGTGCGCCTCGCTCACGCGATGGAGCGGTCCACGGCCTCCGCCACACGGCGGAGCTGCACCATGAGATCGCTGAACTGATCGAGCGTCAGCGACTGGGCGCCGTCGGAGAGTGCACGATCGGGCTGCGGATGCATCTCAATCATCAGGCCGTCGGCGCCGCACGCCACAGCGGCGCGCGACATTGGCATCACTTTGTCGCGACGCCCGGTGCCGTGACTTGGGTCGGCAACGATCGGCAGATGCGACAGTTGATGCACCACGGGAATGGCGGTGAGATCGAACAGGTTGCGCGAGGCACTATCAAAGCTGCGCAGTCCACGTTCGCACAGAATGACGTTTGGGTTCCCCTCGCTCAGCACGTACTCGGCGCTCAGCAGGAGATCCTGGATGGTCGCGGCCATGCCACGCTTGAGCAACACCGGCTTGCCGATGCGCCCCACCGTTTTGAGCAGCGAGTAGTTCTGCATGTTGCGCGCGCCAATCTGAATGCAGTCGGCCACTTCGGCGACGAGATGCGCGCCTTCGTCGTCCATGGCTTCGGTGACGATGGCGAGTCCGGTCTCCGCTTTGGCGAGCGCGAGGAGCTCGAGCCCTTTCTTGCCGAGCCCCTGAAACGAATACGGCGAGCTGCGCGGCTTGAATGCGCCGCCGCGTAGCGCCTTGCCGCCTGCGGCCTTCACGGCGCGCGCCGACTCGAGGATCTGCGCTTCGGACTCTACCGAACAGGGGCCCGCGATCACGGGCACATCTTTACCGCCAAAGGCGACGCCCGGTGCGATCGTCACGATCGTGCTGTCGGGGCGCCATTCGCGGGAGACTTGTTTGTATGGATTCGAAACGTGAATGACTTTGGCGACGCCGGACAACTCGGCGATGAGCGAATCATCCACCCGTCCGTCGTTACCGACGAGTCCGACGGCCGTGCGCTGTGCACCCGGCATCGGAGCGGGCGTGTATCCCATCGCCTTGATAGCAGCGCACACCGCATCGACATCAGCCGAGGTCGCGTGGTGCGACATCACAACGAGCATGGTGAAACGACCTCACAAAAATGAGAGAGCAACGACCTCTCTCAATATAAGCGGAGGTGCTGTCTATTGCCCTTTCCAGAGCGCCGACACGGTTTTGGTGACGCCGTCGCCCTTGAAGCGAATGAGATACACGCCGGCCGGCACCACGCGGCCATCGTCGGCTCGCCCGTCCCACGTGAGGCGTGGATCACAGCCAGAGTCGCTCTGCGGGTCCGAGCGGCCATAGCGGCCCGCAGGGAGGGTGTTGCCCACACCGAGCCCACGTCCAGGGAGAATGCGAGCCACGTGGTTACCCCGCAGGTCAAAGACGTCAAGCGACACGTCGCTCTGGACCCGAAGATCGAACCAGATGCAGGTGCTCGCGACTCGCGCGGTCGGAAACGGATTGGGAAAGTTCTGAAACAGCGTGGTGGCGAGCGGTGCGTTTGCGTCGCGGATTACAAAGGTCGACGCGCTCTGCACCGTGATACTGTCATCCCCTGGGACGACGGCGCGCACCGACCAGCGATACGACGTATTGGACTCGAGGTCGGCGAAGGCGGTGAAGGCGGTGTCGCTCAGCGTGGCGGTCTGCACGGGATCGCCGCGCAGGTTGCTGAAGATCGTCAGGAGGTAGCGCCACGGCTTGGCCGGCGCGAAGAGGTGCGCGCTGGTCCAGACGAACGTCGGGCGAACCGAGCCGATGGTGGTGCCGTTCGCGTTGTTCGGCGCGACCAGCGACAGCCACGTCGCCGTGGTGCGTGGTCCGGTGGCGTCGCTCAGTACGAGCGCGCCGAGCGCCGTGCGGGCCCGCACGCGCCACCACACGGTGATGCGTTCCGGCAACAGATGCGGCACCACGATAACTGTTGAGCCGCCGGTGACGGTGCTGTCCACGAGCAGCGCGCCGGTAAAATCCGAGCGCAAGCTGAGTTGCAAGGTGAGTTGCAACGGCAACTCACTCGCCGTGAATCCAGTGGCGGTGATCACGAATCGTGGCGTGCCTTCGCGAATCGGATTTCCGTCCGGTCCGACGACACTCACCGACCCGGAAGTCTGCGCGCCAGCGAGACGAGCACCGGCGCACAACAGCCAAAGGGCTACGCCGGCGAGGCGGGCACACCCACGCCATCCGTGGATGGCGTGACGTACTCCGCGGCGCATCGCCGGCGTCCGGCTCACACCGCCGCGGGTTCGCCGGCCGTCGCGTCCACCGCGGGACCGCGCATCCGCACGCTCACGAGCGAACTGACGCCCGGTTCCTGCATCGTCACACCGTACACCGCATCGGCGGCTTCGGTGGTCGTGCGCGGATTGTGCGTGATGACGATGAACTGCGTGTTGTTCTTGAACTGGTTGAGCATCCGCACAAAGCGACCGATGTTCTGGTCGTCGAGCGGTGCGTCCACTTCGTCGAGCAAGCAGAACGGGCTCGGCTTGGTGAGGAAAATGCCGAACATCAGCGAGAGGGCGACCAACGCGCGCTCGCCACTCGAGAGCAAGTTGATGCGCTGCGTTTTCTTGCCACGCGGTGATGCGTGGATTTCGATGTCGCAGTCGAGCGGCGACTCCGGGTTTTCGAGACGCAAGTCGCACTCGCCGCCGCCGAACAGCGTCATGAAGATATGTCGGAAGTGGTTGCGTACTTCCTCGAACGTCTTGAGGAACATCTCGCGCGCCGTGACATCGATCTCGCGAATCGCCTGCTGGAGCGAGAGCTGAGCCTGCGCGAGATCGTTGCGCTGACCCTGCAAGAAGTCGAGGCGCTTCACTTCTTCGTCGTGCTCTTCGATCGCCAACGGGTTCACCGGTCCCAGCGCGTCGAGCTGCGCGCGCAACTGGTCGGCTTCGGCACGGAGCGCCTCGTCGTCGAGCTCCACGGGGACATACGTGGCCATGAGTTCGTCGAGCGGCCGGCGCCATTCGGTTTCGAGACGCTCCTTAATGGCCGCGCGCTTGCCGGCCAGCTCGCTGTGGCGCAGTTCTGCCGTATGCAACGTATCGGCCGCGGCCACCGCATCGCGGCGGATCGCGTCGAGGGCATGTTCGGCATCGGTCAACGCGCTGTCCGCAGCGCGCACGGCCGTCTCCGCTTCTGCGAGCGCGGCTTCGGCGGCTTCGAGGACCGTCTGACGCCCGCTC
Protein-coding sequences here:
- a CDS encoding outer membrane lipoprotein carrier protein LolA, which produces MSEAHAPSTAVTTAWRSAGRITARAGRTVMVGATLSLMFPLTLSAQQDTTPTLLRRASVRYREFASLRGTFVQTLTNPGVSGARTAKGELFQHGALHFALRYSDPAGDAIVSDDSAVWVYLPSTMKGQVLKLSRAVGGNFDFISQLLSLPTAEFETKALPDDKIDGRTTGVYELVPKKNGGMFQKARLWIGRADTLLWQVETVEPSGMLRTVRFTRIRLNGVLPADALRFTPPAGTRIIDQAAMMGGGKRP
- the aroF gene encoding 3-deoxy-7-phosphoheptulonate synthase, whose product is MLVVMSHHATSADVDAVCAAIKAMGYTPAPMPGAQRTAVGLVGNDGRVDDSLIAELSGVAKVIHVSNPYKQVSREWRPDSTIVTIAPGVAFGGKDVPVIAGPCSVESEAQILESARAVKAAGGKALRGGAFKPRSSPYSFQGLGKKGLELLALAKAETGLAIVTEAMDDEGAHLVAEVADCIQIGARNMQNYSLLKTVGRIGKPVLLKRGMAATIQDLLLSAEYVLSEGNPNVILCERGLRSFDSASRNLFDLTAIPVVHQLSHLPIVADPSHGTGRRDKVMPMSRAAVACGADGLMIEMHPQPDRALSDGAQSLTLDQFSDLMVQLRRVAEAVDRSIA
- a CDS encoding M20/M25/M40 family metallo-hydrolase; the encoded protein is MRMFSDARRAIALTVAFALTAAALPAQEKVDVATFERIKAEEMTKSQVMDMMSWLTDVHGPRLTGSPITRRAGDWAESTMTGWGLANVRSEKWGPFGRGWTNERMTFHATAPQAFPIQAAPRAWSASTKGKVSGGAMIVKLDSMADLYKMAGKLKGKFLLVDSLVDVRPHLTAEFSRFTDEQLATMAAAAPPAPQAAGRGGRAGGAGAVPGARMNFATVWRDTAAMRFLEKEGVGAVLLRARGDGGTIFTDNGNPHNNKNEAQVPVVHVGAESYGRVYRTLQKNVPVTLELEMTNKFYDDDPSSFNVLAEIPGTDPALKDEIVMIGAHFDSWHAGTGATDNAAGSAVMMEAMRLIQSLGLKPRRTIRIGLWTGEEQGLLGSRAYVRQHLQDSTGAKPELAKLSAYFNVDNGTGKIRGVYQQGNANVGSIFDAWMLPFKNDGMKTTTISNTTGTDHQAFDAVGIPGFQFIQDPVEYGTRTHHSNADVYERIQADDMKWNSAVVAAFAWQAAQRDAMLPKKGPPKVQP
- a CDS encoding AAA family ATPase, which gives rise to RELADAVALSARLSGRRAELGARITECITAMEQEGIALAAAEQGVNGARESLAEADRVQDAAREARAASQVAHAQAQARREVAMERRVRLERERDSATTRLEMLQRELAALAQDDAALEQQMLAWKEQLSGRQTVLEAAEAALAEAETAVRAADSALTDAEHALDAIRRDAVAAADTLHTAELRHSELAGKRAAIKERLETEWRRPLDELMATYVPVELDDEALRAEADQLRAQLDALGPVNPLAIEEHDEEVKRLDFLQGQRNDLAQAQLSLQQAIREIDVTAREMFLKTFEEVRNHFRHIFMTLFGGGECDLRLENPESPLDCDIEIHASPRGKKTQRINLLSSGERALVALSLMFGIFLTKPSPFCLLDEVDAPLDDQNIGRFVRMLNQFKNNTQFIVITHNPRTTTEAADAVYGVTMQEPGVSSLVSVRMRGPAVDATAGEPAAV